Genomic DNA from Paenibacillus sp. MBLB1832:
TACATTTCGTCGGTTCTGATACAGAAAAGTTTCTTCTGGCAGAGAGAGCGTCAAATAACATATCGTCTTCTTCAGTTCAAGCTGTACCAAATCCACATAGCCGTAATATAAAACGGGGCCATCACGAAAAGAAAATTCAATAAACGACACATGAGATAACTTGTCAAAAGGAAATAAACCTAACTGTTCTTGATACACAGTTATCGAATTTTCACTTATTTTGTCGATAGTGAAATGATCCTCGAAACAAAAAGGCTGGCCATCTTTGCACTCGCCAACAATGATGATATGACACTCCTGATTGGGAGAGATCGATGCCAATTCTAGTACCTTATTCCAATCCATAGCATCACCAAGTAGTTAGATTTACATGCACATCTGCCTATACATTCAGTAAATTCTCTTCTCATCATAAGTGATCTAGGACAATAAGAAAAGCCCCAAATGGGGCTAAAGCAAAGGAAATCTTATACGGTTTCGGATTGCGTAAACGTCTTGCTTATTTAAGTTAACGTGCTTGTAACTAACGACAACTCAAAAGAGTGGGCGAAGTTGTTAGAGATGGGGCGCACACGAATCGAGAAATGCGGACCATGAATCAGATGCGAGGGTATCGTCGCTTGGAATCGCTGTGCTTGGTCGACGATTTCGCCAATAGGCGACATTAGCACCATTTTTTGCTCCCATAGTTCGCCATTTTCCTCATAATAAATAACCTCAACAGCCGTATCCTGCGGCCAAATCGGACCGAAATGAATGTGAGCCGTGATTACCTTCGTCGATGGGGTGATCTCATCCAATGGGATCTCGGACGTCGTTTTATCCGATTGATCATCGATCCCCATAATTTTCACCTGATGCCAATTCGTTCGGATGAATTGCTTATAATCGGCGACCTTGGTAGCCACTTCATACTGATTCGCGACGAAAAGACGAGCACGCTTGGCGGTAGGGAGGTAGGTCTGGGTTGTGTAGTCCTGCACCATGCGATGCGTGTTGTAAACAGGACTTAGCGATTGAATCGAGCGTTTCATCCGTCCAATCCATTGATGCGGAACCTCGCCTTGATTGTAGTAGAGGGGAATGATCTCATTCTCCAGCAAATGGTAGATCGCTCGGGTGTTCTCCTTCTCCTGCGCGGCCCAATCCGCCGCTCCCGTTGAGCCAATGGCCCAACCGTTCGTTCCGTTGTAGCCTTCTTCCCACCAGCCGTCCAGGACGCTGAAATTAAGCACGCCGTTCATCGCTGCTTTCTGGCCGCTGGTGCCGCTTGC
This window encodes:
- a CDS encoding PilZ domain-containing protein — encoded protein: MDWNKVLELASISPNQECHIIIVGECKDGQPFCFEDHFTIDKISENSITVYQEQLGLFPFDKLSHVSFIEFSFRDGPVLYYGYVDLVQLELKKTICYLTLSLPEETFLYQNRRNVRAKLAQRTPVTIRVAGIRGISAQKSVAFTGQLLDISAGGLSFVTTNRLFIPLFLEFSFILPTFDQPVTLFGEIIRVTHFSNDSYRIAVEFRHTPDAIMQEIDSYCSSY